The window CGCACGCATTCGACGTCGGTAGCGCCGCTGAAATCCAGAATGGTGCCTTTAAAATCAACGGCGTTTTTCCACAGTTTCAACCTGGCGCTGGTCAGGCACTTACGCACGCCGCCGGGGCCGACCAGCGTGATGCCTGCCGGCGTGGTCGGGATCTGCGCTTGCCACCACTCTTCCCCTTTAACCTGCAAAAAATCGCTGGCGCGGCTGATGGTCAGTGAATAATCCAGCTCGTCGCCCGGCTGGTGCCACCAGTCAATGCTGTATTCGCCGTTATTGATAATGCGTTTCCAGCGGCGGTTCTGCGCATCGCGCAGCAGGGTGGCGCCGTTATCCAGGCTGGTGGTGTCTGTATCGTCACGAAGGAATACGCCGTGATGATAGCGATTTTCGATCATCACCGCCGCCTCGCTGCCGGTATAGGCACGCAGAGCGGCGTAATCATTTAATGTCATCATGATGTGACCCTTATTTTTGAGAGAGGCGAAACTGCGCCAGGCCGTTATTGCCTTGGCTGCGGAGGTAAATTAACAGGGGAACGAAAGGGGATTAAGCGGTTGGCGTTGTGCCCAGCGCCAGCGGGCTGGCGGCGAGGTAAGGCGTTAGCCGGTGCAGGCCAGCCCCTGCAGCCAGGCCAGAAACGCCGTCGCGCCAGGCTTGTTCAGGGTGCGCGGCGGGTAAACCGCGAAGTAGGGTTTGCTGAGCGGCAGCGCCGGTTCGGCCAGCCTGACCAGCGCGCCGCTGGCCAGTTCTTCTGCGATCAGCCGCTGCTGGCCGAGCAGCACGCCGTGGCCCTGAACGGCGGCGTCGATCGCCAGCGAGGTCAGGTTATAGGTCAGGCCGCGCCGCAATGGCGGCTGCAGCCCGGCGGCGGTGAACCATTCGTGCCAGCCCGGCAGAAACTGGCTTTCTTTACCCCAGTCGACGTGGATCAACGGCAGCTGGGCCCAGTCGGCGCCGTTGCGCAGCGCCGGGCTGCACACCGGCAGCACCCGGTCCTGGAACAGCTGAACCTTTTCCAGCAACGGGTAATCCCGATCGCCAAAACACAGCGCAAAGTCCGCCGCAGAACTGGCGAAATCCACTGCGGCATGGGTGGCGTGCAGGCGGATATCCAGCTCGGGGTAGCGCGCCAGCCAGTCGCCTATCGCCGGATTCAGCCATTTCGACGCCAGCGCCGGCAGCGCAAATACCGTCAGGGTGTGCTTGCCGCGCTGGCGGTCAACGTGCTGCTGCGCCACCCGCAGCGTCTCGAAGGCCTGCTGCACGTAGGCCAGGTAGTCGGCGCCTTGCTCGGTCAGCGTTACGCCGCTTTTGGCGCGGGTGAACAAGGTGATGCCCAGATGCTGCTCCAGCTGGCGGATCTGCTGGCTGACGGCGGCGGCGGTGAGCGCCAGGCTGTCGGCCGCGCTGGCCAGGCTGCCGGTGCGGGCGGCGGTTTCAAACGCCAGAATGGCGCTCAGCTTCGGCAGGCGTGCGCGGGAAGGTGCGTTCATAACGGGCTTATCGCTAAGAATTGGTTAGCTTATCCATAACGTATTTTTGTTATGGCGGCAATGCGACATTCGCTACAGTGAGCCTATCCGGCCAATGCGCACTCAGGGGAATGTCATGCAGCAACTCGCTCATATTGTTGATTTATCCGCTAACCCGATCGGCGAGGCCGCCTTCCAGGCCCGCTGCCGCCAGACGCTGGATGCCGCAGGCGCGCTGGTGCTGCCGGGTTTTCTCAGCCGCGCCGCGCTGGCCACCGTGCGGCTGGAAGGCGCGGAGCACAGCCCGGCGGCGTTTTACGCCGCCAACAGCCACAACGTCTATCTGCGGCCGCACGACGACAGCCTGCCCGCCGAGCATGCGCGCAACCGGCTGGTGGTGTCCTCCAAGGGCTGCATCACCGATGAGGATATTCCGGCGCAATCGCCGCTGCGTACCCTGTACAACGCCCAGGCGTTTCGCGATTTTCTCTGCGCGGTGCTGGGGGAACGGCAGCTTTATCCCTATGCCGATCGGCTGTCTTCGATCAACCTGCATTACGCGCACCAAGGGCAAGAGCTGGGGTGGCATTTCGACAATTCGTCGTTCGCCATCACGCTGCTGATACAGAAACCCGAGGCCGGCGGGCGTTTCGAATACGTGGAG is drawn from Serratia entomophila and contains these coding sequences:
- a CDS encoding HalD/BesD family halogenase; this encodes MQQLAHIVDLSANPIGEAAFQARCRQTLDAAGALVLPGFLSRAALATVRLEGAEHSPAAFYAANSHNVYLRPHDDSLPAEHARNRLVVSSKGCITDEDIPAQSPLRTLYNAQAFRDFLCAVLGERQLYPYADRLSSINLHYAHQGQELGWHFDNSSFAITLLIQKPEAGGRFEYVENLRDADGGEMNYAGVTQVLDGQRAVKRLAIEEGGLVLFRGRNAMHRVTPTEGKITRMLVVLAYNAQPDVMLSESARMTFYGRL
- a CDS encoding LysR substrate-binding domain-containing protein, with protein sequence MNAPSRARLPKLSAILAFETAARTGSLASAADSLALTAAAVSQQIRQLEQHLGITLFTRAKSGVTLTEQGADYLAYVQQAFETLRVAQQHVDRQRGKHTLTVFALPALASKWLNPAIGDWLARYPELDIRLHATHAAVDFASSAADFALCFGDRDYPLLEKVQLFQDRVLPVCSPALRNGADWAQLPLIHVDWGKESQFLPGWHEWFTAAGLQPPLRRGLTYNLTSLAIDAAVQGHGVLLGQQRLIAEELASGALVRLAEPALPLSKPYFAVYPPRTLNKPGATAFLAWLQGLACTG